In a single window of the Streptomyces sp. NBC_00285 genome:
- a CDS encoding 1-aminocyclopropane-1-carboxylate deaminase/D-cysteine desulfhydrase — protein MTGPDTLHPRLPSPLQELSDPRFARHGLRLLLKRDDLIHPDLVGNKWRKLTPNLTAAAGRGIVTFGGAYSNHLRATAAAGRLLGLPTVGVVRGQELADLPLNPSLARCRADGMRLHFVDRSTYRRKAEADTLARVLRAAGAEDAYVVPEGGSNALAVRGCRALGEELSGQADVVAIACGTGGTLAGLAAGLPPDQRALGVPVLKGGFLTADIRALQQHAFGGPRGDWTLDDRFHFGGYARTTPELDAFAEDFENRHGLAVERLYVAKLLYGLVALAEQGAFARGTTLAAVVTGRPFP, from the coding sequence GTGACCGGCCCCGACACCCTGCACCCCCGCCTGCCGTCCCCTCTCCAGGAGTTGTCGGACCCCCGTTTCGCCCGCCATGGCCTGCGTCTTCTCCTCAAGCGCGACGACCTGATCCACCCGGACCTCGTCGGCAACAAGTGGCGCAAACTCACACCGAACCTCACCGCCGCGGCCGGTCGGGGCATCGTCACGTTCGGCGGGGCCTACTCCAACCACCTCCGCGCCACGGCGGCCGCCGGACGCCTCCTCGGCCTGCCCACGGTCGGCGTGGTCCGGGGTCAGGAACTGGCCGACCTTCCGCTCAACCCCTCACTGGCCCGATGCAGGGCCGACGGCATGCGGCTGCACTTCGTCGACAGGTCGACGTATCGCCGCAAGGCCGAAGCAGACACCCTCGCGCGCGTGCTGCGCGCGGCGGGCGCCGAGGACGCATACGTCGTCCCCGAGGGAGGCAGCAACGCGCTCGCCGTACGAGGGTGCCGCGCGCTCGGCGAGGAGCTGTCCGGGCAGGCCGACGTCGTGGCGATCGCCTGCGGTACCGGCGGCACCCTCGCGGGTCTGGCCGCGGGCCTTCCCCCTGACCAGCGGGCACTGGGTGTGCCGGTCCTCAAAGGCGGCTTCCTGACGGCCGACATCCGCGCGCTGCAGCAGCATGCCTTCGGCGGCCCGCGCGGCGACTGGACGCTCGACGACCGCTTCCACTTCGGCGGCTACGCCCGCACCACCCCCGAACTCGACGCCTTCGCCGAGGACTTCGAGAACCGCCACGGTCTGGCCGTGGAGCGTCTCTATGTCGCCAAGTTGCTCTACGGACTTGTCGCGCTCGCCGAGCAGGGCGCCTTCGCGCGCGGGACGACACTCGCGGCCGTCGTCACGGGCCGACCCTTCCCCTGA
- a CDS encoding N-acetylmuramoyl-L-alanine amidase, with protein MASPMSAGRFLAVLRAEGATVVEVGDWEHHNRNQVGAWGPVHGVMIHHTVTKGSAATVELCRKGYSGLPGPLCHGVITKDGTVHLVGYGRANHAGLGDDDVLRAVIAERALPSDNEANTDGNRHFYGFECENLGDGEDPWPAAQLAAIEKVSAAVCRHHGWTERSVIGHLEWQPGKVDPRGFTMAWLRGRIRERLT; from the coding sequence ATGGCCTCACCCATGTCCGCGGGCAGATTTCTGGCCGTTCTGCGGGCGGAGGGCGCCACCGTCGTCGAGGTCGGCGACTGGGAGCACCACAACCGCAACCAGGTCGGGGCCTGGGGGCCCGTGCACGGCGTGATGATCCACCACACGGTGACCAAGGGCAGCGCGGCGACGGTCGAGCTGTGCCGCAAGGGCTACAGCGGCCTGCCCGGCCCCCTGTGCCACGGCGTCATCACCAAGGACGGCACCGTCCACCTCGTCGGCTACGGCCGCGCCAACCACGCCGGTCTCGGCGACGACGACGTCCTGCGTGCGGTGATCGCGGAGCGGGCGCTCCCGAGCGACAACGAGGCGAACACCGACGGCAACCGCCACTTCTACGGCTTCGAGTGCGAGAACCTGGGCGACGGCGAGGACCCCTGGCCCGCGGCCCAGCTGGCGGCGATCGAGAAGGTCTCCGCGGCGGTGTGCCGCCACCACGGCTGGACGGAACGGTCGGTCATCGGCCATCTGGAGTGGCAGCCCGGAAAGGTGGACCCGCGCGGCTTCACGATGGCCTGGCTGCGGGGGCGTATCCGGGAGCGCCTGACATGA